From Vagococcus jeotgali, one genomic window encodes:
- a CDS encoding formate--tetrahydrofolate ligase produces the protein MTHLTDIGIANSIEMAPIKEVVASFGLTQEDITLYGNYKAKLDASQIEELSEEKDGKLILVTAINPTPAGEGKTTTSVGLADGLSSLGEKTMLALREPSLGPVFGMKGGAAGGGYAQVVPMEDINLHFTGDFHAISAANNLLAAMLDNHIHHGNDLNIDTRQITWKRVVDMNDRQLRYIVDGLNGKTNGVPREDGFDITVASEIMAILCLADNMSDLKERLKAIVVAYNYDDKAVTAGDLKAEGAMSVLLKDAIHPNLVQTLEKTPALVHGGPFANIAHGCNSVIATKLALKYADYVVTEAGFGADLGAEKFIDIKCRLGGVKPDVVVLVATVRALKMHGGVAKNELEIENGEAVEKGLTNLVKHIETIREVYGLPVVVAINKFPLDTKKELQVIHEACEKLDIPVELSDVWAKGGKGGEDLARKVIELAKTPSELSFTYELTDTIEEKLTKIVQKIYGGAGIELTAKARKDIKQLEELGFGDLPICMAKTQYSLSDNPALMGAPKDFIVTIRELKVSAGAGFIVALTGNIMTMPGLPKTPAAENIDIDNEGNITGLF, from the coding sequence ATGACACATCTAACAGATATTGGTATTGCGAATTCAATCGAGATGGCACCTATTAAAGAAGTTGTAGCCTCATTTGGTTTAACACAAGAGGATATAACTCTGTATGGAAATTATAAAGCAAAATTAGATGCATCCCAAATTGAAGAATTAAGTGAAGAAAAAGATGGAAAATTAATTCTTGTGACAGCAATTAACCCAACACCAGCTGGTGAAGGAAAAACAACGACATCAGTTGGTTTAGCTGATGGTTTATCTAGCTTAGGCGAGAAAACAATGTTAGCTCTACGTGAGCCATCTCTTGGACCAGTTTTTGGAATGAAGGGTGGCGCAGCTGGTGGGGGTTATGCTCAAGTTGTGCCGATGGAAGACATTAATTTGCATTTTACAGGAGATTTTCATGCTATTAGTGCAGCTAATAATTTACTTGCAGCTATGTTAGATAATCATATTCATCATGGTAATGATCTAAACATTGACACGCGTCAAATTACTTGGAAACGTGTGGTTGATATGAATGATCGTCAACTACGTTATATTGTTGACGGTTTAAATGGGAAAACAAACGGAGTGCCAAGAGAAGACGGGTTTGATATAACAGTAGCTTCAGAAATCATGGCTATTCTTTGTTTAGCAGATAATATGAGTGATTTAAAAGAAAGATTAAAAGCTATTGTTGTGGCTTATAATTATGATGATAAGGCAGTGACCGCTGGGGATTTAAAAGCAGAAGGTGCCATGTCTGTGCTACTTAAAGATGCGATTCATCCAAACTTAGTTCAAACGCTTGAAAAAACACCAGCTCTAGTTCACGGTGGGCCATTTGCAAATATTGCCCACGGTTGTAATAGTGTGATTGCAACAAAACTTGCTTTAAAATATGCTGATTATGTAGTCACAGAAGCAGGGTTTGGGGCAGATTTAGGTGCTGAGAAATTTATTGATATAAAATGTCGCTTAGGAGGCGTTAAACCTGACGTTGTCGTACTTGTTGCAACAGTCCGTGCGCTTAAGATGCATGGCGGGGTAGCTAAAAATGAACTAGAAATTGAAAATGGCGAAGCTGTTGAGAAGGGTCTAACTAATTTAGTGAAACACATAGAAACGATTCGTGAAGTTTACGGTTTACCAGTTGTTGTAGCAATTAATAAATTCCCACTTGATACAAAAAAAGAGTTACAAGTTATTCATGAGGCTTGTGAGAAGTTAGATATTCCAGTTGAGTTATCTGATGTTTGGGCTAAAGGTGGCAAGGGTGGTGAGGATTTAGCTAGAAAAGTTATCGAATTAGCTAAGACTCCATCAGAGTTATCTTTTACTTATGAATTGACAGACACTATTGAAGAAAAATTGACGAAAATTGTTCAAAAAATTTATGGTGGAGCAGGAATTGAGTTAACTGCTAAGGCAAGAAAAGATATCAAACAATTAGAAGAATTAGGGTTTGGAGATTTACCAATTTGTATGGCTAAAACTCAATACTCATTATCTGACAATCCAGCTTTAATGGGGGCTCCAAAAGATTTTATTGTCACTATTAGAGAATTAAAAGTATCAGCAGGAGCAGGATTTATTGTCGCTCTTACAGGTAATATCATGACAATGCCAGGGTTACCAAAAACACCAGCAGCAGAAAATATTGATATTGATAATGAAGGAAATATTACAGGTCTTTTTTAA
- a CDS encoding 6-phospho-beta-glucosidase, with amino-acid sequence MSRDALKIVTIGGGSSYTPELIEGYIKRKDELPIKEIWLVDIEEGQEKLNIVGEMAKRMVKAAGLDWEVHLTLDRRAALKDADYVSTQFRVGLLEARIKDERIPLSHGVLGQETNGAGGIFKAFRTIPVILSIIEDMKELCPDAWLVNFTNPAGMVTEAAIKYGGWKKTVGLCNVPIGHRKQAAEALNIPEDDLFFKFAGINHFHWHRVWDKEGNERTQELIDLIYGPKTEQTSHLKNIWDAPFHYEQLKDLGMLPCGYHRYYYIEDEMLKHSIEEFERGETRAQVVKETETTLFELYKDPNLDYKPKELEQRGGTHYSDAACELIASIHNDKRTDMVVSTQNNGVITDLPYDCVVEVSGPVTAHGQEPYNWGAFPPGARGILQSMKGMEETVIKAAVTGDYGAALHAFTINPLIPGGVMSKILLDELLIAHKDYLPQFEESITLIEETQPDTVAYVTELMTSN; translated from the coding sequence ATGAGTAGAGATGCACTAAAGATTGTAACTATTGGCGGTGGTTCTAGCTATACACCAGAATTAATTGAAGGTTATATCAAACGTAAAGATGAATTACCTATTAAAGAGATTTGGTTAGTGGATATTGAAGAAGGACAAGAAAAATTAAATATTGTCGGGGAAATGGCAAAACGTATGGTCAAAGCTGCTGGACTTGACTGGGAAGTTCACTTAACTTTGGATAGACGTGCTGCCTTAAAAGATGCTGATTATGTCTCAACACAATTTCGTGTTGGACTACTTGAGGCTCGGATTAAAGATGAGCGAATTCCTTTATCTCATGGCGTGTTAGGTCAAGAAACAAATGGTGCTGGCGGTATTTTCAAAGCATTTAGAACCATTCCAGTAATCCTTTCAATTATTGAAGATATGAAAGAATTATGCCCTGATGCCTGGTTAGTTAACTTTACTAACCCAGCTGGTATGGTCACAGAAGCTGCGATTAAATATGGGGGATGGAAAAAGACTGTTGGTTTATGTAATGTACCCATTGGCCATAGAAAACAAGCAGCTGAGGCTTTAAATATTCCTGAAGATGACTTATTCTTTAAATTTGCTGGGATTAATCACTTCCACTGGCATAGAGTCTGGGATAAAGAAGGTAATGAGCGAACACAAGAATTAATTGATCTTATTTATGGACCTAAAACAGAACAAACCAGTCATCTAAAAAATATTTGGGATGCACCATTTCATTATGAACAATTAAAAGACTTAGGTATGCTACCTTGTGGCTATCACCGTTATTATTATATTGAAGATGAGATGCTAAAACATTCTATTGAGGAGTTTGAACGAGGAGAAACTCGTGCTCAAGTTGTTAAGGAAACAGAAACAACATTATTTGAACTCTATAAAGATCCAAACTTAGACTATAAACCAAAAGAATTAGAACAACGTGGTGGGACACATTATAGTGATGCTGCATGTGAATTAATCGCTTCAATCCACAATGACAAACGAACTGATATGGTAGTATCCACTCAAAATAATGGGGTTATTACTGATTTACCATATGACTGTGTGGTTGAAGTATCTGGACCTGTCACAGCCCATGGTCAAGAACCCTACAACTGGGGAGCTTTCCCACCTGGTGCTCGTGGTATCTTACAAAGTATGAAAGGTATGGAAGAAACTGTTATTAAAGCAGCAGTAACAGGTGATTACGGCGCAGCTCTTCATGCCTTTACAATCAATCCTTTAATTCCTGGCGGGGTTATGTCAAAAATATTGCTTGATGAGTTATTAATTGCTCATAAAGATTACTTACCACAATTTGAAGAATCAATTACTCTAATTGAAGAAACACAACCAGATACAGTGGCTTATGTGACTGAATTGATGACATCTAATTAG
- a CDS encoding ASCH domain-containing protein has protein sequence MDVMIYKKKIKQKFSIPSSQKISIYSLGDTDELAMSLGKLVIDGTKKASTSGYRLYESGPIPKKGDISIIIDNHHHPLCTIRNTAVKTVKFNDMTEDEVRKEGESDLSLASWKEDHRQFLTPYYQKYLGIDFTEDEMVVHEEFEVIDVYEKSKKTNKS, from the coding sequence ATGGATGTGATGATTTATAAAAAGAAAATAAAACAAAAATTTTCTATCCCCAGTAGTCAAAAAATAAGTATTTACTCTTTAGGAGACACTGATGAATTGGCAATGTCCCTAGGAAAACTTGTGATAGATGGCACAAAAAAAGCTAGTACAAGTGGTTATAGACTTTATGAATCAGGACCAATTCCTAAAAAAGGAGATATTAGTATCATCATAGATAATCACCATCACCCACTGTGTACCATTAGGAATACAGCAGTAAAAACAGTTAAATTTAATGATATGACAGAAGATGAGGTGAGAAAAGAGGGCGAGAGCGACTTGAGTTTAGCATCTTGGAAGGAAGATCATCGGCAATTTTTAACGCCTTATTATCAAAAATATCTAGGTATTGATTTTACAGAAGACGAGATGGTTGTTCATGAAGAATTTGAAGTCATTGATGTTTATGAAAAGAGTAAAAAAACAAATAAATCATAA
- a CDS encoding LacI family DNA-binding transcriptional regulator, producing MATIIDVAKLAGVSKSTVSRVITKNGYVSKETETKVIKAMHELEYYPNILARQFQAGKTRTIGFVSQVYIDSMQIFLREFVEVAKKYGYFINLYFTDGDREKEIEILEMMKFKQIDGVFIFTRTNDWSVIEDFAQYGPLATWHRRDSKKIYSPYFDHYDGYYESLNYLYNKGYQKIGHVVGHGANLNTQARLQAINDFYLEKKVDINQDWIITKLPLYEGGQYLAQEWIDKKEEIDALIFYSDYIAAQFLSAIQLMGYDSPRDIAMMGFDNTDIGRLMHISTIDYSIKHQAYNSFIYIYNQLTKKDIPFKELKMTLIERETTRSKVKEEKYGCDDL from the coding sequence ATGGCAACTATTATTGATGTAGCAAAGTTAGCAGGTGTATCAAAGTCAACAGTATCAAGGGTTATCACTAAAAATGGTTATGTTAGTAAAGAGACGGAAACAAAAGTCATTAAAGCCATGCATGAGTTAGAATATTATCCTAATATATTAGCTAGACAATTTCAGGCCGGAAAAACGAGAACAATTGGTTTTGTTTCTCAAGTCTATATTGACTCTATGCAGATTTTTTTAAGAGAGTTTGTTGAAGTTGCCAAAAAATATGGCTATTTTATTAATTTATATTTTACAGATGGTGATAGAGAAAAAGAGATTGAGATTTTAGAGATGATGAAGTTTAAACAAATTGATGGAGTGTTCATTTTTACTAGAACAAATGACTGGTCTGTGATTGAAGATTTCGCTCAATATGGCCCACTAGCTACTTGGCATAGAAGAGACTCAAAAAAAATTTATTCTCCGTACTTTGACCATTATGATGGTTATTATGAGTCCTTGAATTATTTATATAATAAAGGGTATCAAAAAATTGGACATGTGGTTGGACATGGTGCTAATTTAAACACCCAAGCTAGGCTACAGGCGATTAATGATTTTTATTTGGAGAAGAAGGTTGATATTAATCAAGACTGGATTATAACAAAACTCCCTTTATATGAAGGTGGTCAGTATTTAGCACAAGAGTGGATCGATAAAAAAGAAGAGATTGATGCTCTAATCTTTTACTCTGATTATATTGCTGCTCAATTTTTATCTGCTATTCAATTAATGGGATATGATTCACCAAGGGATATTGCGATGATGGGGTTTGATAATACAGATATAGGTCGTTTGATGCATATTTCGACTATTGACTATTCTATTAAACATCAGGCATATAATTCTTTTATTTATATATACAATCAATTAACTAAAAAAGATATTCCTTTTAAAGAGTTAAAAATGACATTGATTGAGCGAGAAACCACCCGTAGTAAGGTAAAGGAGGAAAAGTATGGATGTGATGATTTATAA
- the hisS gene encoding histidine--tRNA ligase: MKYQKPKGTNDILPKETKKWQFVETTARNILEKYDFHEIRTPMFEHIEVITRAVGESTDIVTKEMYDFTDKGNRHITLRPEGTAPLVRSYVENKLFGPEHQNPFKGYYFGPMFRYERQQAGRYRQFHQLGVEVIGSQNPATDAEGILLALDFFKSLGVTHTKLVINSLGTRENRKAYRQALIDYLEPLKQELSDDSKRRLESNPLRVLDSKDKKDKVIVENAPSILDYLDEESGAFFEEVKSLLDALGVAYEIDHRMVRGLDYYNHTVFEIMSDAPGFKGAITTICAGGRYDGLVAEFGGPDTHNAGFGFALGMERILITMDAEGIEIPSKPEVDVYVIGIGEETNVQSLKLTQLARDNNLSAERDFLNRKLKAQFKSADKLGAKVALIIGGTELENQVVRVKNMTTGTEEEVSLSDIYQDFATIYETILSK, from the coding sequence ATGAAATATCAAAAACCAAAGGGCACCAATGACATCTTGCCAAAAGAAACCAAAAAATGGCAATTTGTGGAAACAACAGCTAGAAATATTTTAGAAAAATATGATTTCCATGAAATAAGAACGCCAATGTTTGAGCATATTGAAGTGATTACTAGAGCAGTGGGGGAGTCTACAGATATTGTGACTAAAGAGATGTATGATTTTACAGATAAAGGAAATCGTCATATCACACTTAGACCAGAAGGCACAGCACCACTTGTTCGTTCTTATGTGGAAAACAAATTATTTGGTCCAGAACATCAAAATCCATTTAAAGGCTACTATTTCGGACCAATGTTTCGTTATGAACGTCAGCAAGCAGGAAGATATCGTCAATTCCATCAATTAGGTGTTGAGGTTATCGGGAGTCAAAATCCAGCTACAGATGCTGAAGGAATTCTTTTAGCACTTGATTTCTTTAAGTCTCTTGGGGTAACTCATACAAAACTAGTTATTAACTCACTTGGGACAAGAGAAAATAGAAAAGCATACCGCCAAGCTTTAATTGATTATTTGGAGCCGCTAAAACAAGAGTTAAGTGATGATTCAAAACGTCGTTTAGAGTCTAACCCTTTACGTGTTTTAGATAGTAAAGATAAAAAAGATAAGGTTATTGTTGAAAATGCGCCATCTATTTTAGATTACCTAGATGAAGAATCTGGAGCTTTCTTTGAGGAAGTTAAATCGCTACTAGATGCTCTAGGTGTGGCGTATGAGATTGATCACCGTATGGTACGTGGATTAGATTACTACAATCATACAGTCTTTGAAATTATGAGTGATGCTCCTGGATTTAAAGGTGCTATTACAACCATTTGTGCTGGTGGTCGTTACGATGGTTTAGTAGCTGAGTTTGGTGGACCTGATACGCATAATGCTGGTTTTGGTTTTGCTCTAGGTATGGAGCGTATTTTAATTACTATGGATGCAGAAGGTATTGAGATACCAAGTAAACCAGAAGTTGATGTGTACGTGATAGGTATCGGAGAAGAAACCAATGTACAAAGCCTAAAACTAACTCAACTAGCTCGTGATAACAACTTATCAGCTGAGCGTGATTTCTTGAATAGAAAACTAAAAGCTCAGTTTAAATCAGCTGATAAACTAGGTGCTAAAGTAGCGTTAATTATTGGTGGAACTGAACTTGAAAACCAAGTTGTTCGTGTTAAGAATATGACAACAGGTACTGAAGAAGAAGTTAGTTTATCAGATATCTATCAAGATTTTGCCACTATTTATGAAACTATTTTAAGCAAATAA